The Sinorhizobium meliloti genome includes a window with the following:
- a CDS encoding helix-turn-helix domain-containing protein: protein MALHEALNAAGRVPGPIVKSIAAGDINVTRTYSDRFDLDVAPAIPCTDAFGVIVQLRDFDTHRLWRRGELVYEGGHAKASLAITDLRDQWQCHHLSPFDNIRFHIPFSRMRAFAEEVGRSEYMALACVQGRIDPVMHGLAQALLPSLDDPSDANPLFLEQINLAMLAHLSQTYGGLHFPVDKKGTLSPWQERLATDFLASHFNKPFSIGDLASRCGLSRSYFNKAFKESFGRTPSKWLTEYRVARVKEMLLLDLSIAEVSINCGFADQSHMTRVFTSLTGDTPARFRRKNRTFGVALDPLMV from the coding sequence ATGGCCCTGCACGAAGCATTGAACGCCGCAGGTCGTGTGCCGGGCCCGATCGTCAAGTCGATTGCTGCCGGCGATATCAACGTTACGAGGACCTATTCCGATCGGTTTGATCTGGACGTCGCACCGGCCATCCCCTGCACAGACGCATTTGGCGTTATTGTTCAGCTTCGTGACTTCGATACCCATCGGCTATGGCGACGTGGCGAATTGGTTTACGAGGGCGGACACGCAAAGGCGTCGCTGGCAATCACCGACCTACGCGACCAGTGGCAGTGCCATCATCTCTCGCCGTTCGACAATATCCGCTTCCACATTCCGTTTTCCCGCATGCGTGCCTTCGCGGAAGAGGTGGGCCGTAGCGAATATATGGCGCTCGCTTGTGTCCAGGGGCGCATAGATCCGGTCATGCACGGCCTTGCCCAGGCATTGCTGCCATCGCTTGACGATCCTAGCGACGCCAATCCTCTGTTTCTGGAGCAGATCAATCTCGCCATGTTGGCGCACCTCAGTCAAACCTATGGCGGGCTGCACTTCCCCGTGGACAAAAAAGGGACTCTGTCGCCTTGGCAGGAAAGACTCGCTACGGACTTTTTGGCTTCCCATTTCAACAAACCGTTTTCGATTGGAGATCTGGCTTCTCGCTGCGGATTATCGCGCAGCTATTTCAACAAGGCTTTCAAGGAGAGCTTTGGGCGCACCCCTTCAAAGTGGCTGACCGAGTACCGGGTCGCGCGGGTCAAGGAAATGTTGTTGTTGGACCTGTCGATTGCTGAGGTCTCGATCAATTGCGGCTTCGCCGATCAGAGCCACATGACCAGGGTCTTCACAAGTCTGACTGGCGACACACCGGCACGCTTCAGACGAAAGAACAGGACGTTCGGCGTGGCCTTGGATCCGCTAATGGTCTAA
- a CDS encoding helix-turn-helix domain-containing protein, with protein sequence MTDVSSIAATKRHDSLGCSMDRLDDDRTIEGRDMSFHRKRSASAPPGRVTTPATGRGYLLGLSAAGGHSRRIIKEHHSTVHDFEQNAVYLRNFADDYCADLSGSFDFMLLEINHNALERIADAADLRSVSELRPVAAHADPVLGGMLGALFATVDGSADRSALFVDQLSIAIGVHVVQQYGNGRGNVAASGRRLSSRCQARIKDLVQSQLNGELTVEQLASACNLSQATFLRAFRETMGKTPHRWLQQQRIEKAVDLLQFSQTQLSEIASVCGFSDQSHFTRAFVQAMGATPGAWRRSRQLSA encoded by the coding sequence ATGACGGACGTCTCTTCCATCGCAGCAACCAAAAGACATGACAGTCTCGGCTGCTCCATGGACAGGCTCGACGATGACCGAACGATCGAGGGCCGTGACATGTCGTTCCATCGCAAGAGGTCGGCTTCGGCGCCGCCCGGCAGAGTCACGACACCAGCGACCGGACGCGGATATCTGCTCGGTCTCTCCGCAGCAGGCGGACACAGTCGGCGGATCATCAAAGAGCACCATTCGACTGTTCATGATTTTGAGCAAAATGCGGTCTACCTGCGGAATTTCGCCGATGATTATTGTGCTGACCTCAGCGGCTCCTTCGACTTCATGCTGCTCGAAATCAATCATAACGCGCTCGAGCGGATCGCCGACGCGGCGGACTTGAGAAGTGTCAGCGAGTTGCGCCCGGTTGCCGCCCACGCAGATCCTGTGCTTGGTGGCATGCTGGGCGCCTTGTTTGCGACAGTGGACGGAAGCGCCGACAGGAGCGCCTTGTTTGTTGACCAGCTCTCGATCGCAATTGGGGTTCATGTTGTTCAGCAATACGGCAACGGTCGCGGCAACGTGGCGGCCAGCGGGCGCCGGCTTTCCTCACGTTGCCAAGCCAGGATCAAGGACCTCGTCCAAAGCCAGCTGAATGGTGAGCTGACCGTCGAACAGCTCGCTTCGGCCTGCAATCTGTCGCAGGCCACTTTTCTTCGGGCCTTCCGCGAAACGATGGGGAAGACGCCGCATCGATGGCTGCAGCAGCAACGCATCGAAAAGGCCGTGGATCTGCTGCAGTTCTCACAAACCCAGTTGAGTGAGATCGCCAGCGTATGCGGCTTCTCCGACCAGAGCCACTTCACACGTGCCTTCGTACAGGCGATGGGCGCCACCCCCGGGGCCTGGAGACGAAGCCGGCAGTTGAGCGCTTGA
- a CDS encoding hydrolase, producing the protein MTATPTPGKLLVSPKDHALIMIDFQSQMSFATKSIDAVQLRNNAAVVASAAAGFGVPTILTTVAEKSFSGPMFAEITDAFPEQPLLDRTSMNTWEDAAVIEEVNRIGKKRLVFCGLWTSVCIVGPTLSALDQGFEAYVIADACGDVSDEAHERAMDRMVQAGVRPMTSLQYMLELQRDWARTDTYDMTTGIAKKFGGAYGLGIIYAKTMFGASEGH; encoded by the coding sequence ATGACCGCGACACCGACCCCCGGGAAACTTCTCGTTTCGCCCAAGGATCACGCCCTGATCATGATCGACTTCCAGTCGCAAATGTCCTTTGCCACAAAGTCGATCGACGCTGTGCAACTGCGCAACAACGCGGCGGTGGTCGCGAGCGCGGCTGCCGGCTTCGGTGTCCCGACGATCCTGACGACAGTCGCGGAAAAGAGCTTCTCCGGCCCAATGTTCGCGGAGATCACCGATGCCTTCCCCGAACAGCCGCTTCTCGACCGCACCTCCATGAATACCTGGGAAGACGCAGCGGTGATCGAGGAGGTCAACCGAATCGGAAAGAAGCGCCTCGTCTTCTGCGGCCTTTGGACCTCCGTCTGCATCGTCGGCCCGACCCTGTCAGCGCTCGATCAGGGCTTCGAAGCCTACGTCATTGCCGATGCCTGTGGCGACGTGTCGGACGAGGCGCATGAGCGCGCCATGGACCGCATGGTGCAAGCCGGAGTCCGTCCGATGACCTCGCTCCAATACATGCTCGAGCTGCAGCGCGATTGGGCACGCACCGACACCTACGACATGACCACCGGCATCGCCAAAAAATTCGGCGGCGCCTACGGCCTCGGTATCATCTACGCCAAGACCATGTTCGGCGCTTCCGAAGGCCACTGA
- a CDS encoding XapX domain-containing protein, with amino-acid sequence MKMYLLSLGAGLLVGVIYSLLNVRSPAPPVIALVGLLGILVGEQAVPLVKRLMSGNPVNISWFNSHCIPHVFGELPTGAAHNPVAARDEPSAREIS; translated from the coding sequence ATGAAGATGTATCTCCTTTCACTCGGGGCCGGGCTACTCGTGGGTGTCATCTACAGCCTGCTCAACGTCCGCTCCCCGGCTCCGCCGGTGATCGCGTTGGTGGGGCTATTAGGGATCCTCGTCGGCGAACAGGCAGTGCCACTGGTCAAGCGCCTGATGTCCGGCAATCCGGTCAACATTTCTTGGTTCAATAGTCACTGCATCCCGCATGTTTTCGGGGAACTGCCGACCGGTGCCGCACATAATCCTGTTGCTGCGCGCGACGAGCCGTCTGCACGGGAGATCAGCTAA
- a CDS encoding amidohydrolase — protein MPTRRGFLGAASALALPNLFSPARAADPVSTSGDKPMSADLILHHGLVTTLDRTNPNATAIAIRDSKFLAVGDDRDIMALAGPETKVIDLKGKRVLPGLIDNHTHVVRGGLNYNMELRWDGVRSLADAMDMLKRQVAITPPPQWVRAVGGFTEHQFVEKRLPTIDEINAVAPDTPVFLLHLYDRALLNGAALRAVGYTKDTPNPPGGEIIRDASGNPTGMLLAKPNAAILYSTLAKGPKLPFEYQVNSTRHFMRELNRLGVTGVIDAGGGYQNYPDDYAVIQKLADDGQMTVRLAYNLFTQKPKEEKQDFLNWTSSVKYKQGDDYFRHNGAGEMLVFSAADFEDFRQPRPDMPPEMEGDLEEVVRVLAENRWPWRMHATYDETISRALDVFEKVNQDMPLEGLNWFFDHAETISERSIDRIAALGGGIATQHRMAYQGEYFVERYGHGAAEATPPIAKMLEKGVHVSAGTDATRVASYNPWVSLSWMITGKTLGGMQLYPRANCLDRETALRMWTENVTWFSNEEGKKGRIEKGQFADLIVPDKDFFACPEDEISFITSELTMVGGKIVYGTGTFADFNENDVPPAMPDWSPVRMFGGYAAWGEPEGAGKRSLRRTAMATCGCASNCNVHGHDHAGAWTSKLPISDLKGFFGALGCSCWAV, from the coding sequence ATGCCGACCCGCCGCGGTTTTCTGGGTGCAGCGTCCGCCCTGGCGCTCCCTAACCTGTTTTCACCGGCGCGCGCCGCCGATCCCGTTTCGACCTCAGGAGACAAGCCAATGAGTGCCGATCTGATCCTGCACCATGGTCTGGTGACCACGCTGGACCGGACGAACCCGAACGCCACGGCCATCGCTATTCGGGACAGCAAGTTCCTCGCCGTTGGCGACGACAGGGACATCATGGCGCTTGCCGGACCAGAGACGAAGGTGATCGACCTGAAGGGCAAGCGCGTCCTGCCTGGACTGATCGACAATCACACGCATGTCGTCCGCGGCGGTCTCAACTACAATATGGAGCTGCGCTGGGACGGGGTGCGCTCTCTCGCCGATGCGATGGACATGCTGAAACGTCAGGTGGCGATCACACCACCGCCGCAATGGGTCCGGGCGGTCGGCGGCTTCACCGAGCACCAGTTCGTCGAAAAGCGCCTGCCGACAATTGACGAGATCAACGCCGTCGCGCCGGACACGCCAGTCTTCCTGCTGCATCTCTATGACCGCGCCCTGCTCAATGGTGCCGCGCTGCGCGCCGTCGGCTATACGAAGGACACGCCGAACCCGCCGGGCGGCGAGATCATCCGCGACGCCAGCGGCAATCCTACTGGCATGCTGCTCGCGAAACCCAACGCCGCCATCCTCTATTCGACGCTCGCGAAGGGGCCGAAACTGCCCTTCGAGTACCAGGTCAACTCGACCCGCCACTTCATGCGCGAGCTCAACCGCCTCGGCGTCACCGGAGTCATCGACGCGGGCGGCGGCTACCAGAACTATCCGGATGACTACGCGGTCATCCAGAAGCTCGCCGACGATGGGCAGATGACTGTTCGTCTTGCCTACAATCTCTTCACCCAGAAGCCCAAGGAGGAGAAGCAGGACTTCCTCAACTGGACTTCTTCTGTGAAGTACAAGCAGGGCGACGACTACTTCCGCCACAATGGTGCCGGCGAGATGCTGGTGTTCTCCGCCGCCGACTTCGAGGATTTCCGCCAGCCACGCCCGGACATGCCGCCGGAGATGGAAGGCGACCTTGAGGAAGTCGTGCGTGTGCTAGCTGAGAACCGCTGGCCCTGGCGCATGCACGCTACGTACGACGAGACCATCTCACGGGCGCTCGACGTGTTCGAGAAGGTCAATCAGGACATGCCGCTTGAGGGGCTCAACTGGTTCTTCGACCATGCGGAAACGATCTCTGAGCGATCTATAGACCGCATCGCCGCGCTCGGCGGCGGCATCGCCACCCAGCACCGGATGGCCTATCAGGGGGAATACTTCGTCGAGCGATACGGGCATGGGGCCGCCGAGGCAACGCCGCCGATCGCAAAGATGCTGGAGAAAGGCGTGCACGTCTCCGCCGGCACCGATGCCACCCGGGTCGCCTCCTATAATCCCTGGGTCTCGCTCTCGTGGATGATTACAGGAAAGACGCTCGGCGGCATGCAGCTCTATCCGCGCGCCAATTGCCTCGACCGCGAGACGGCACTTCGGATGTGGACCGAGAACGTCACGTGGTTCTCCAACGAGGAAGGCAAGAAGGGCCGGATCGAGAAGGGTCAGTTTGCCGACCTGATCGTGCCCGACAAGGATTTCTTTGCCTGCCCGGAAGACGAAATATCGTTCATAACGTCCGAGCTTACCATGGTCGGCGGCAAGATCGTCTACGGGACCGGCACGTTCGCCGATTTCAACGAGAATGACGTTCCGCCGGCTATGCCGGACTGGTCTCCGGTGCGCATGTTTGGCGGTTATGCGGCGTGGGGAGAACCCGAGGGCGCGGGCAAGCGTTCTCTGCGGCGGACTGCGATGGCCACCTGCGGCTGCGCCAGCAACTGCAACGTGCATGGCCACGACCACGCCGGGGCGTGGACATCGAAGCTGCCAATTTCGGACCTCAAGGGCTTCTTCGGCGCACTCGGCTGCTCCTGCTGGGCCGTTTAG
- a CDS encoding DoxX family protein — translation MTTISKETRGAAYARPLLTSPPIRFLALLALCSAYIQGPLMKIYDFEGAIAEMNHFGLTPAPLFAVGVIVFELAMSALILLGIFRKVAALCLAVFTVAATFLAFRFWELPSGMERMMATNGFFEHLGLAGGFVLVAWHDLHERTVSGKVRAL, via the coding sequence ATGACGACCATTTCGAAAGAGACCCGCGGAGCGGCCTATGCGCGGCCGCTCCTTACCTCTCCGCCGATCCGCTTCCTGGCGCTGCTGGCCCTGTGTTCGGCCTACATCCAGGGGCCGCTGATGAAGATATATGACTTCGAAGGCGCGATCGCGGAGATGAACCATTTTGGCCTGACGCCAGCTCCGCTGTTCGCGGTCGGCGTCATCGTCTTCGAACTCGCCATGTCGGCGCTCATCCTTCTCGGCATCTTCCGCAAGGTGGCCGCACTTTGCCTGGCAGTCTTTACAGTGGCTGCGACCTTCCTGGCGTTTCGCTTCTGGGAGCTGCCGTCCGGCATGGAGCGCATGATGGCGACCAACGGCTTCTTCGAGCATCTCGGCCTCGCCGGCGGGTTCGTCCTCGTCGCCTGGCATGATCTGCACGAGCGCACCGTTTCCGGAAAGGTGCGTGCGCTATGA
- a CDS encoding MFS transporter has translation MTDVTAPTSGFAPLRQKVFAVLWIATIVGNTGSFIRDVASSWLVTDLSAAPAAVAMVQAAATLPIFLLAIPAGVLSDILDRRKFLIVIQLLLAAASICLMLLSATGLQSVSSLIALTFVGGIGAALMAPTWQAIVPELVARQDVKSAVALNSLGINISRSIGPAVGGLLLAWFGAAVTYGVDVISYVFVIVALTWWRRAATPDDVLSERFFGAFRAGLRFAKASRELHVVLLRAAVFFAFASAVWALLPLVARDLLDGDAGFYGILLGAVGAGAIGGALILPRLRTRFDADALLLGAAVVTAAVMAILSVAPPRWGAIVALLALGAAWITALTTLNGAAQAILPNWVRGRSLAVYLTVFNGAMTAGSLAWGAVAEALNIPLTLNISAIGLAAAGLLFHFVKLPKGESDLIASNHWPEPLVAALVDNDRGPVLILIEYKVDKTERPDFLKALAKLSNERRRDGAYGWGVTEDAADPEKIVEWFMVESWAEHLRQHRRVSKADADVQQEVRRFHKGAEAPVVSHLLSINRPQ, from the coding sequence ATGACGGATGTGACGGCACCGACAAGTGGCTTTGCGCCGCTACGCCAGAAGGTCTTCGCCGTCCTCTGGATCGCCACGATCGTCGGAAACACCGGAAGTTTCATCCGCGATGTCGCCAGTTCCTGGCTGGTGACCGACCTGTCGGCTGCGCCCGCTGCCGTCGCGATGGTGCAGGCCGCGGCGACACTTCCGATCTTCCTGCTGGCGATTCCAGCAGGCGTGCTGTCGGATATCCTCGACCGCCGCAAGTTCCTGATCGTCATCCAGCTTCTCCTTGCGGCGGCCAGCATCTGTCTTATGCTCTTGTCTGCAACCGGACTTCAGTCGGTCAGCTCACTAATTGCGCTCACCTTCGTAGGCGGCATCGGCGCGGCACTGATGGCCCCCACATGGCAGGCGATCGTTCCTGAGCTTGTGGCAAGACAGGACGTCAAAAGCGCTGTCGCCCTGAACTCCCTCGGCATCAACATTTCCCGTTCGATCGGTCCGGCGGTCGGTGGCCTGTTGCTGGCCTGGTTTGGCGCGGCCGTCACCTACGGCGTCGACGTCATCAGCTATGTCTTCGTGATCGTGGCTCTCACGTGGTGGAGACGCGCCGCAACTCCAGACGATGTCCTCTCCGAGCGCTTCTTCGGAGCCTTCCGCGCCGGACTCCGCTTCGCGAAGGCCAGCCGCGAGCTGCACGTTGTGCTCCTGCGCGCGGCTGTCTTCTTTGCATTCGCCAGTGCTGTCTGGGCGCTTCTTCCACTCGTCGCGCGTGATCTCCTCGACGGGGACGCGGGCTTTTATGGCATCCTTCTTGGCGCGGTCGGAGCTGGAGCGATCGGTGGAGCTCTGATCTTGCCGAGGCTGCGGACACGGTTCGACGCCGACGCGCTTCTGCTGGGGGCCGCAGTCGTTACCGCAGCAGTCATGGCAATTCTCTCGGTCGCCCCGCCGCGGTGGGGAGCCATCGTGGCACTTCTTGCGCTCGGCGCTGCCTGGATCACGGCGCTGACGACGTTGAACGGCGCGGCCCAGGCGATCCTGCCTAATTGGGTGCGGGGCCGCTCGCTGGCCGTCTATCTGACCGTCTTCAACGGAGCGATGACGGCGGGAAGTCTCGCCTGGGGCGCTGTCGCTGAGGCACTGAACATCCCGCTCACTCTCAATATCAGTGCCATTGGCCTTGCTGCAGCCGGACTTCTCTTCCATTTCGTCAAGCTGCCGAAGGGCGAGTCCGATCTTATCGCCTCAAACCATTGGCCCGAACCGTTGGTCGCCGCACTTGTCGACAACGACCGCGGTCCTGTCCTCATCCTCATCGAGTATAAAGTCGACAAAACCGAGCGTCCGGACTTCCTGAAGGCACTGGCGAAGCTTTCGAACGAACGCCGTCGCGACGGGGCGTATGGCTGGGGCGTCACCGAGGACGCTGCCGATCCGGAGAAGATCGTCGAATGGTTCATGGTCGAATCCTGGGCCGAGCACCTTCGCCAGCACCGGCGCGTCTCTAAGGCCGACGCCGATGTCCAGCAAGAAGTCCGCCGCTTTCACAAAGGTGCAGAAGCGCCGGTCGTGAGCCACCTTTTGTCGATCAATCGTCCGCAGTAA
- a CDS encoding MBL fold metallo-hydrolase: MTTRRSVLKGTLSLMLAPTAMTTLAPPGAAAKAQQVKIQAPGYYRMMLGDFEITALSDGTAKFPAETLYAGAKDQVAALLAKAFLDSPVELSVNAFLVNTNERLVLIDAGAGGFFGPALGKLVPNLVAAGYQPEQIDDIILTHAHVDHLGGLVAGEKIVFLNATVHLNQRDADFWLSSANRDAAPEAKKEFFSMAVQALSPYRDSGRLKTFADEAEPVPGFKTVLRAGHTPGHSAVAMESKGQKLVFWGDITHGDVVQFEEPDVTIGFDENPAAAASARDAAFAEAVKEGYLIAGAHTRFPGIGHVGTDSDKFDWVPLNYRATL, from the coding sequence ATGACCACTCGCAGATCGGTACTTAAGGGAACGCTCTCCCTCATGCTGGCCCCCACAGCAATGACGACACTTGCGCCGCCCGGCGCGGCCGCGAAGGCGCAGCAAGTCAAGATCCAGGCTCCAGGCTACTACCGGATGATGCTGGGCGACTTCGAGATCACGGCGCTTTCCGACGGAACGGCGAAGTTTCCCGCCGAGACCCTCTACGCCGGTGCCAAGGATCAGGTCGCAGCGCTACTCGCAAAGGCTTTTCTCGACTCGCCGGTCGAACTTTCGGTCAATGCCTTTCTGGTCAACACGAATGAGCGGCTGGTGCTTATCGATGCCGGTGCCGGAGGCTTCTTCGGCCCGGCGCTCGGCAAGCTCGTTCCCAACCTCGTCGCCGCCGGCTACCAGCCGGAGCAGATCGACGACATCATTCTCACCCATGCCCATGTGGACCACCTCGGCGGCCTCGTTGCCGGGGAAAAGATCGTCTTTCTCAATGCCACTGTTCACCTCAACCAGCGCGATGCCGATTTTTGGCTGAGTTCCGCCAACCGCGACGCCGCGCCGGAGGCAAAGAAGGAATTCTTTTCTATGGCCGTGCAAGCGCTTTCACCCTACCGCGATTCCGGCAGGCTGAAGACCTTTGCCGACGAAGCTGAGCCGGTGCCCGGCTTCAAGACGGTCCTGCGTGCCGGCCACACCCCCGGCCACAGCGCGGTCGCCATGGAGAGCAAGGGCCAAAAGCTCGTATTCTGGGGCGACATCACCCACGGCGATGTCGTGCAGTTCGAGGAGCCGGACGTGACGATCGGCTTCGACGAGAACCCGGCCGCGGCTGCAAGCGCGCGCGATGCTGCCTTCGCCGAGGCGGTCAAGGAGGGATACCTCATTGCCGGCGCGCATACGCGTTTCCCTGGCATCGGCCATGTCGGCACGGACAGCGACAAGTTCGACTGGGTGCCGCTGAACTATAGAGCGACGCTCTGA